Part of the Diabrotica virgifera virgifera chromosome 6, PGI_DIABVI_V3a genome, GAGGTCCAGATATCGACATCTATTTTGTTGGTTTCTGTTAATTCGCTTTTATTTCTTTTCTCTGCAGTATTCTAATAAATCTCCATATTTGCAGTCCGTAAAACCCGCCAGTATTCGTATTCAGTCTTCTTTACTAATGATTTATTCTCGTTTCTTATTCTTTTGTAGTTATTTTAAGCTTCTCGTGTTTGTTGTGATCTGTACTTTAAGTGGGCTTCTCGTTTTTCTTTATACTTTGGATTTTTTGTCGGAACCAGGGCGTTTTGTTAGGTTTCTtgaattagtccagaaagccactgcgcatccgctaggaaaaatattctaattcggattttttgcacaatcttactcaaaaaggactccttttaacaaatttgcatgttgccaggatcaaaaggtggtcaaaagttttttaaacgttttttttttttgtttttttcctaaaattattttttttgcatggaaaaaagtttttttagattttttggatcattccaaacagaaaaggtctttagtgacttttctctaaaaattatagtttttgacatataagcgattaaaaattgaaaaattgcgaaatcggccatttttaaccctcaaaaactaggtgaaaaattgaaaatttgaatgttgccaaggtaggtagatattctttaaacatcgattgatgaaatcccgaagagttttttgcaatacaatgttcaaaactcctttgttttttaattgctaatcaagcgtgcgcgacactattttccaccgacagtatggtgcaaatgaaaagaataaattcgttatttcgtaaaccggcgactttattgaaaaatcccgaaacaggtcgatttttatttttaagttatgatattgtggcatatatggtatactagtgacgtcatccgtctgggcgtgatgacgtaatcgatgatttttttaaatgaaaatagggatcgtgtggtagctcatttgaaaggttcttcaattctctattcaataatgtaaacatttacataattatttatacagtgtgtccttctacttctttttttgtcaaataatttaatttaataaaaaatttttggacaccctgtataaataattatgtaagtgtttatattactgaatagagaattgaagaaccttttaaatgagatagcacacgacccctattctcatttaaaaaatcatcgattacgtcatcacgtccagatggatgacgtcactagtataccatatatgccacaatatcataacttaaaaataaaaatcgacctgtttcgggatttttcattaaagtcgccggtttacgaaataacgaatttattcctttcatttgcaccatactgtcggtggaaaatagtgtagcgcacgcttgattagcaaataaaaaacaaaggggttttcgatattgtattgcaaaaaactcttcgggatttcatcaatcgatgtttaaagaatatctacctaccttggcaacattcaaattttcagtttttcacctagtttttgagggttaaaaatggccgatttcgcaatttttcaatttttaatcgcttatatgtcaaaaactatcatatttagagaaaagtcactaaagagctttcctgtttggaatgatccaaaaaacctaaaaaactttttttccatgcaaaaaaaaataattttaggaaaaaaacaaaaaaaaaaacgtttaaaaaacttttgagcaccttttggtcctggcaacatgcaaatttgttaaaaggagtcctttttgagtaagattgtgcaaaaaatccaaattagaatatttttcctagcggatgcgcagtggctttctggactaaatggtATGTTAACTTTTCTGGTTCCCAATGCTTCACATACTGCCAAGTTCAGATTATCTTCTAGTTTTTTCCATGCTATTTCTATGTTATCTTCCTCATAATTTCTTACATAATTTCATATATGTAAATGCCTTAATTGTACACCCCATTTTGTGACAAATAAATGGGTTTAAAAAGctatttgattttttgaattctCCTAAAGTTGCCCTAATCACAATAATATTAATAACAAGCATTTTACTTAAATATAAGGTTTATTAAACTAGAGAATACTTTTGTATTAAAAGATTTACTGACTGTTATAACAAAATCTTAAACAGTAAAACAAAATCTtctcaaaaacaaaatattaaacgTAATTCTAAAAAACGTGAATCTAACAAAAACGTAACAGTAACCAAAGGTCTTAAAAACCATGAACATATTAGTTTTTCTTAGCTCAGAAGTAGCTCTTAAACAATAACAGAAATGTAACTGTACAAAAAGTGACTCTAACAGAAACGTAACAGTAACAAAGGGtcttataaataattattaatgtattaatttttattagcTCCTCTCCGTGCCCCCCTAAAAGTAGCTCCTTTACCTTTTGCCTTTGCGTCCTCTCCCGCCGCCTCCAAATAAACCATATTTATTACTATTACTGTTGTCTCCAGTTACCTGGGCGTCATTATCTCCAGACGATCCTGCTCCTCTACCTCTTCGTCCTCTCGGAGCACCACCTCTTGCTTTCGTAGGCTGTTTTTTTGTGGGCTGTTTTTTATTTGTGGCGACTTCGTTATCACTGTTACTGAAATTGTCATTATTACTGTCGTCTTCAGTTATCTGGGTGTCATTATCTCGAGACGGCCCTGCTCCTCTACCTCGTCGCCCTCTCGGACCACCTCTTGCTTTTGTAGTCTGTTTTTTATTTGTGGCGACTTCGTTATCACTGTTATCATCTTCGATAGAGCCATCATCCTCATCATCATTATCCTCActagccttcttcttcttctttctttttggGTCACCCAAAACTCTATTTACAAAAGCAAGAGAGTCTGCTTCCATACTATCCCTTATCGCTGCGATGGCAGCCAGAGTGTCTTCAACTTCAGGAAGATCCAGTTCGAGTTTTGTCATCATCTCTTTAATAACATTGTCTTTTAAGTCGGCTATTGCGTTAGTATCATTCGAGTCTATAAATCTCTTTACACCTTCATTTAATATATTTAACGGAAATAAACCTAGAACTTTATGTTCCGTAAAATAGTCCGAAACCATATCTTCAACTCGATCGACTAATACTGGCCCTTCCAAAATCTCATCGGCTCCTTGATTTTGATTGAGTCTCCTTCGTGTAGAACATTCTTTAATTAACTGGAATTTGATCATATTATCTGAATTTGCTACTCTATCTGCATACATCTGTCCAAATCTGATAGAATTGAAGACAACATCCTCATCTTTGTATTTGACAATTAATCTGATCAACGGCTTTTCGCTAACTTTTTTAGTATGCTTTAAGTTCTTAGCTTCTTGTATCATTTCGTCTACTTTGGCACCTACAACTTGCATAGCTTGTTCACTCAATGATTTTTTGTCAATAACCAATAGCTCTTCATTACTTAGATTCATTTCTGCATATTTAAAAGGCCTAACCGTTTGTAGTTCCACTGGTTCCATCTAAAAACAAGCGAGTATAAGAGTTAAATATTAATAAGAAACAGGCAGGATTCCAAAACAGTTATATACAGagtccaatatacagggtgtgcagAAACTCTAACGACAAAAAGAACTAgagttctttgaagatggtgtcttagttagaaaaaccaaaattggTAAGCATATTTATTTTACCAGAGGTACGCATATTTACTCACAAAAGTGAGGTACGCATAGTTATTTACAAAAGTGAGCTGTTCACATTAGGGTGGGTCGGTTCTCTAGTTTTTTTATGCCTGTAGTGAAGAAAGTTGCCAAATGGTCTAGAATGaatattgatatttttatttttgtttattttaatatttagccCCCCCCCCCCGGCCGACCcctaaaagaataaaaatttaattcttACATCAATGAAGCCTGATGCTTCAAACGACTAAAAATAGCTTCAAAGGCACTAAAAAcatacttatttaatttaaacaacCTTAAACCCCACCGCCAGATAAGTTTGTCCAGGTCCAGAACGATCCCTAATACCCCTAAGCACTCTGCGCCCACACTGCCTACATTTGACTGCAATAGACCGAACTGGGTTATCGAGTAGAAAAGGAGCAATGGTCGCTAGTGCAGTTCTTGAAGATATTGGATTGATATCCAAAAATGACAAGTCTATGTAATAAATGACGATCTAAATTAGGTCGACAAAGAAAAAGGCAACGACTTGatttacaaaaatttacaaaattgatgaaaatgatttacaaaatttattgatttacaaaaaaaaacataaaggaTGATGCTAGTCTTCAAGCTCTCTATTTTGATGGTCGCAAAGATCAAACCATTCACATTAAAAAACAGGGAGAATCGTCATCTAGAAAAACCACTGTCGAAGAACATAAAGTTTTATTGAAGGAACCTGGTAGCGACTATATAGGGCACGTAACACCTCAAGATGGTACTGCAAAGACCACAGATTCAATGATTTTAACTATTAATTAAGAAAATTAGGTGTCAATTAGCGAGTTGACTGCTGTTGGCTGCGATGTACTGTCGTTAGCACTGGGCCCCACCGGTGGTGTAATAAATTCGATGGAATTGCGAGTGCGTCATAAACGACCCATGCAATGACCAATATGTTAGCTACATACAAACGAATTGCCACTGCGACATTTGGTTAGATATTTGGACGGAAATACCACAGGACCTCTTTCATTCTGGTGTTATCGGCAAACTTATTGAAACTTATGAGCGATTACCTATGCTGTGGTGTGCTACGAAAAATTGAAAGTTGAGTGGCCAGAAGTAAATCTAAAAGAACTAAGCAGCAATCAAAAACATTTATACCAGATGTGCACTGCCATATCTACCGAAAACTGTCCAAATAATTTAGCAAATAACCCTCCTGGCAAGTTATCTCATGCGAGATGGCTAATTACGGCGAATCGTACCTTGAGGCCTTACATTGCAGTAAAGAATCCGCCGGCTAGTTTGAAAATTTTAACAGAGTATATTCTACGAGTATATGCTAAGGTCTGGTTTCTAATAAAAACTGTACTAGTGTGTACATTTGGAACTCTTCACCTTTGGAAGCTAATGGAATATTCCAGATATTTAAGTGACGAACTAAAAGCTGTAGTTGACCCTGAGATCCAACGAAAAGGCTTTTATGGCCATcctgaaaatattttactaatGATGATCTTTGACTCACATAATCATATAAGAAAATTAGGATACAAAAGGATATTAAAGTGCAGATCGAAAGCGAAATAAAatcttactaatgaagtaaaaacctcacatgtaggtaggtggtatataatttattaaaaatttttttctaaaaatgatccaagatggataaaatcacaaacgttttcggaccaatcagtccatcatcaggtggtagaaacctaaaataagcaaaccactgtattaaaaaagccaagatgaaatttgactgtctgaaagttaggaaaattacaacatgtggttacttacttcagatccaaagtagttggaactagctacatatttaggtcaaaagaccttaatgtaataataattatgccatttaggctacaaaaatgtcgacaataagtcgatgtcacaagaaattaaattgcaacggtattacaaagtggtcttcatcttggcctcaAACTGACAGACTAAAATATGATATTGAAAGgatattgacaagaccttctagggaattttatgtgtatgtagttatattgtattttagaaatgcaaaaaatataaaaaatatttttacttaactgaatgaatttaattagatattaaataaatgagtaagaataaacaatttaaattaataatcacatgaaattatttatgaaaatttcatggcggtgaaagcgaaaattttgccaacaggtaatgacgtcacttggtaaaaagaagaacaaaaagaaagaaaaatatcctgaagaaaaataaaaagaaaattattagataataattatagattataattagattataattattatctaataattttctttttatttttcttcaggatatttttctttctttttgttcttctttttaccaagtgacgtcattacctgttggcaaaattttcgctttcaccgccatgaaattttcataaataatttcatgtgattattaatttaaattgtttattcttactcatttatttaatatctaattaaattcattcagttaagtaaaaatattttttatattttttgcatttctaaaatacaatataactacatacacataaaattccctagaaggtcttgtcaatatcctttcaatgtcatattttagtctgtcagtttgaggccaagatgaagaccactttgtaataccgttgcaatttaatttcttgtgacatcgacttattgtcgacatttttgtagcctaaatggcataattattattacattaaggtcttttgacctaaatatgtagctagttccaactactttggatctgaagtaagtaaccacatgttgtaattttcctaactttcagacagtcaaatttcatcttggcttttttaatacagtggtttgcttattttaggtttctaccacctgatgatggactgattggtccgaaaacgtttgtgattttatccatcttggatcattttagaaaaaaaattttaataaattatataccacctacctacatgtgaggtttttacttcattagtaagtttttattatggtatacagccaatgagaggaatcttttcctttatattttaaataaaatcttATAAATTTAAATAACACTACGAGAAAATTGGAAATTCCCAAGTTCAATAATTTTGAAGCGGAATCCTAGATTGATTGAATAAATTGGCAAGAGTGTAGATAATCGGAGCCGATAATGAAGAAAAATCTGGCTGATGAAGACATTCAAGAATTTATTAGCTAACCTGGTAACTATCCAAAAGGAGATTTATGGAAGTTACCCTGCCATACACAGGCTGGTGAAATCAGACTATGAAGTAGGAAATTAAAAATTGCTCAGATGGTTGGGTGGATGGGTGGGCAGGGATGGAACTCAATTGCAGCTACCTCTCCGAGGTGAGTTCTAggttattttgtatattttaatcCACAAAATAAGCGAAGAGCTGCTCCTAAGTGTAACATAAATTACTTCATTGTTTTTAGCCTAAAGCTTGTCACGCACAGGGAGCTATAAATAGTATAATaggtatacatatattatatcatatcgctcactATAGTAACACACACCGGGTTGACAtcctatcgtagtgacaaaaaaaaacaaaacaaaaaacaaaaaaaaaactaaaataaaatacaaaaaagaatgcatttattttaatattaagattaatatttttatttgtaaaatgtatacactatgtgttcttgataaacattaagtaatataatatatttatatttattaacatagtatgaacattagctgtaatgagtaggtaaataagaagtaaaaaattgtaataatattataataaccaagtttcactaattggcaatatctttaatacatttacttttgattgagactggctgaatgaccatagtccaagccaaaaaagaaaaataaaaaaaaacacacagACACGGAAGTATTAGTACCATGTATGCAGggtcactcattactatagagagcgatatgatatataatatatatagctCCGCTTGCGTAACAAGCTTTAAGGGCTGGCGGGGGGcctaaatatatctaaaaattaaaaatatttttttaggtaatAAGAGAACCATATTGCATTATTTCATAGTACAGGGAAATTTATttgttgatttaattttttttggtttttgagGGGGCTGGCGGGGGGCTCAAACAGtgacgaaaaaatttttaaaaaatttgtacacGATAATTTTATCAATAGCAACTTTTTAAACTACAGGCgtcttgaaatttaaaaaaaagtacaaaaacgaCTCACCCTAGTTCACATGCCTGATGAGAAAATTATTTGATCAATGTGTTCTCCCAGTGTtaacatatggagcagaaacactTTCATTAACAGAAGCATCGGCTGCCAAACTGAGATTCACACAGAAGAATGGAGCAATGTATGTCAAGAATAACAACAGGCCATCAAGACAAGCACCAAGATGACGGACATCATCGAAAGAATGATCGAATCAGACTAACATGgagatttttatttatttatttatttatactgcaCATTTACAGCAATGATGCCAATTATAAATGCACAGTTGGTCAATACAACGCAATAAGAACATACAATAATTTATacaatacaacaaaacaaatacacgttaaaacaataaataagggTATCACAGTTTATGTAGCATAGTACTCTTTTTCATATTATATAGGTCAAGGTCTTCACTCATGATAAAATCGTTCATTGCCATTAAGCAGCCTGCCATGGGGGAGTTCGCATATTCTGgagttattttaaataaagtgtgtCTACATCTAAGTCTTTGGTCTGgtacattaaaatttataaatgaaaGAATCGTAGGAGAATCTATGATTTGATAaactatattaaatatgaaaatgaTTTGGGCATTTCTACATCTTTCGCTCAATAACACAGTGTCAAAAAGCATTCTCTGCAAGTTATAGGAAACCTTAAAAGGACAAATCCCAAATTTCCTCAGATATAAAGACCCCAAAAACTTCTTCTGAATCCTCTCTATCATATCACCATGTGATATGGTGGAGGGACTCCACATGGTACAACAATATTCGAGTTTTGACCTCACATATGCATTAAAAAGCTTAATTGTAGTGTCACAATAAAATTCTTTACTGGATCTTAGGATAAAGCCTAACTGTCTATAGCAATCATTAGTTAGTTTGAGAATGTGCTCATTAAAGGAGAAGTTGCTAGTGAATAACACCCCTAGATCTCTGATTTTTGTTAACCTTTCAAGTTTTACttcgttaataaaataatctGTTCTTATGATTTCTCGCTTTCTAGAAAAAGTCAATAGTTTACATTTTGACTCATTTAAGTTCAAATCATTATTTTTACAGAATGTGTATATACCTCGAATATCTTGTTGTAAATTAATAGTCATGTTCGTTCTTTATtgtaagaaataattttaaatcgtctGCAAATAGAAGAAACTTGGCAAATTTTATATAATCGGTGATGTCATTTATGAACATAACAAAAAGTAAAGGCCCAAGGATGGAACCTTGCGGTACACCTGACCTGGTTATAAAACTGTCTGAGTAGCAGTGCCCAAATTTGACTACATTAGTACGGTTGGTAAGGTAagattcaaaaaattttataagctTGTCAGAAAGTGCATATGACCTCAGTTTTTTTAATAGTACTGAATGATTTACTCTATCAAAGAATTTTGCTAAATCAGTAAAGATAACATCAACTTGAGAATTATTTATGGACGAAGCAATATAGTGACTGAAAATGCACAGATTTGTTCTAGTTGATTTTTTGTTTATGAAACCATGTTGTTCTTCCATTAAAGTTTTTGAAACATGAGTATACAgtctattgtacataattttttcCAAGAATTTTGAA contains:
- the LOC114338165 gene encoding double-strand break repair protein MRE11 — its product is MGSYVMSTQDQDSSQNNISDDDVFKILVATDIHLGYAEENPVRGHDTFDTFEEILQHAVKNEVDFILLGGDLFHHAQPSPYCIQKCLELMKKYCLGDRPVSIEFLSNPSQNFTQHANETVNYEDPNLNVSLPVFSIHGNHDDPTGKKHISALDIISTSGLVNYFGRWENLDKVDITPILLQKGKSKLALYGLSHIRDERLGRLFIDQKVEMLSPKDKDDWFHLLVWHQNRATRGSKNFIPDDCLPDFLNLVIWGHEHDCRIEPERKLNDVFISQPGSSVATSLIEGESVTKKVGILKIHETNFKMEPVELQTVRPFKYAEMNLSNEELLVIDKKSLSEQAMQVVGAKVDEMIQEAKNLKHTKKVSEKPLIRLIVKYKDEDVVFNSIRFGQMYADRVANSDNMIKFQLIKECSTRRRLNQNQGADEILEGPVLVDRVEDMVSDYFTEHKVLGLFPLNILNEGVKRFIDSNDTNAIADLKDNVIKEMMTKLELDLPEVEDTLAAIAAIRDSMEADSLAFVNRVLGDPKRKKKKKASEDNDDEDDGSIEDDNSDNEVATNKKQTTKARGGPRGRRGRGAGPSRDNDTQITEDDSNNDNFSNSDNEVATNKKQPTKKQPTKARGGAPRGRRGRGAGSSGDNDAQVTGDNSNSNKYGLFGGGGRGRKGKR